In Rhodamnia argentea isolate NSW1041297 chromosome 1, ASM2092103v1, whole genome shotgun sequence, the genomic window GGACAGCGAAAAGTAGCTTCATTGACAGCTTGATGCTCAATAGCAAATTTTGTGGCACCACTATTGACCCCAAAATGTACCTGAAGATCGATATCAGAGAATGTATGTTGACAACACACAATCATTTAAGTTCTGAAGATTCCACTAATGCGACTCGGCAAAGGCTGGGATGGGATGTGTTGTGAAATAGTGTTGTTGATAAATGATCATGGAAgaccaaaaagaaattaaaacagACAAGGTATTTCGCGGGTGAAGCAACTCACCAAGATAACTCGTCTCGAATTTGTTAGTTCGGAATCATTTTCCTCTAAGGCCGATTGTAAAATCTTATAGAGAGGAGCCACTGCCCCCTGTCCAGCTGTCTCGAGAATGCTGCAACTTCCAAGAGTCAATCCTTTTGGCATACCCCTTTTATTCATATACTCTCTTAGATTGCTCACAATTGTCTCTGTTGGGTTCTCAGGAACCCCATGGAACTTCTTAAAACCAGTTATGTGAATTGTCACAGCTGGAGGCCCTTCCGAACCCATTTTCTTGCAACTGAATTATAAATTAACAATTCGTTATCGCGTCGAGATAGAAGCTCACCTTCAAACACCTGTTTTGGATGGAAGATACCATTAGTAGACTATCACTTCAGCAGATACAATCTCAGATAGAAAATGACGCTAAAAACGCGCTCCATCCTATACTTTTGCCC contains:
- the LOC115740112 gene encoding pyrrolidone-carboxylate peptidase, which encodes MGSEGPPAVTIHITGFKKFHGVPENPTETIVSNLREYMNKRGMPKGLTLGSCSILETAGQGAVAPLYKILQSALEENDSELTNSRRVILVHFGVNSGATKFAIEHQAVNEATFRCPDEMGWKPQKVPIIPADGDISQTRETSLPIQEIAKALSRKGYDFMISDDAGRFVCNYIYYHSLRFAEENRIKSLFVHVPLFFTVDEETQMQFAASLLEALAAFG